The nucleotide window GTGCAcctggattttggacttctggcctccggGATAAATTTTTGTGGTTTTAAGTCATCCAGTTCGTGTTACTTTGTTATGGCAAAAACAAGGTCTTTTGCTAAGATATGAATATAAAGATTTTCAAATTATTAAGGAACTAATAAACCAGTGTGCTAATGAGTTATACAAAAATAAGGGGAAAGGGGGCTGTTTAATCAACAACATTGCTAAATGAAAATGCTGATCAGCAGGGAGAGCAGAACCACGGCGGAACCTCAAGCACACAGGTGTTCTCCCCGGGCCTGgcggaggggctgcctctgggcAGATGCGCAAATCCCAGCTGCAGGATCTCCTGTCTCGGTGTTTCAGCAAAGCTGGCCTGGCCCATAGTCGCCCAGCACCGTTCTGAGGGCGGCTGTATCAGCACAGCTGGCTTGGCCCAGAGTCGCCCAGCACCGTTCTGAGGGCGGCTGTATCAGCAAAGCTGGCCTGGCCCATAGTCGCCCAGCACCGTTCTGAGGGCGGCTGTATCAGCACAGCTGGCTTGGCCCAGAGTCGCCCAGCACCGTTCTGAGGGCGGCTGTTTCAGCACAGCTGGCCTGGCCCAGAGTCGCCCAGCACCGTTCTGAGGGCGGCTGTATCAGCACAGCTGGCTTGGCCCATAGTCGCCCAGCACCGTTCTGAGGGCGGCTGCAGCGACGCCCAGTTTTGCCCACTCCTTTGAAAACAGCACCTCAATTCCAATTTCCCTCCGTGGTTCTGTCCTCCCCACACCCGGAACTGTGGGGCTGACGCCCATCCTGCCCCCCACAGATCCCCGCCTGAGGGGGCACGTTTCCCAGGCTTGGGTGGTCCATGAGTTCCACATCCCTCCTCAGGAACGGGCTCAGGGATGGAGACATGAGAAAGGACCCAAACTGGACCAAAGCCACTCAATCCCAGGACCCTGCGGAGGCTGTGGCCATAGCATAGTgtctgcgggggcggggggggggggctgctggAGGCCACCAGAGGGGAGATCCAGGCAGGGAGTGGAGCTGACACGGGGAAGCAGTGCTGAGAGAGGCGGAGACACCCTGTGAGCCTCAGGACTTAAAGCCCGAGCAACTCATGGACTTCCGGTTACTCTCCAGTGACTAAGCCTGTCGATGCTCTTCAGTCGGCCAATTTGAGTGAAGTATGCGACCAAGCGTCCTCACTAACACAGAGGATAAAGACTTCTCCAGAAAGTTCTCTGGGGTAGGACATACTATTAATGGAGATTTTCAGGAGGAGGTGACACACAAGCATATCCCACATGGAATGTGTTTGTTTTAACATGCTTGATACATGATCTAGATCTTCCTTTGACTTTTACTGAGAACCTGCAGAGGACCACGTCAATAAATTAATTCTTGGCTGGCACTCGCTAATGTTTCTTGGAATATACGaacaaaagtatttaaaatagaaagagaaaccACTATTAAAGATCCCAGTTATTTTTTATACAAAGCTCACTGCAGGATATCACAGGAGAGAAAACCAAACTAACCCAGAAAGTAATAAAATGCAGGCACAAAAAATGGACAAGTGTGATTTAACCCACGGCAACTGCACAGCCTGGCCTGTGTGCCAGCTCCCATGCCAGACATGGACTGGCCTCGCCCAGCCTTTGGCTCCTCCCACGTGCCCGGCTCGCAGCCTGGACTGACTCTCCCCTTGGCCTCcatacctccccctcccccatcccctctccctcaGTGCCAAGTCTCACTGGTCCCACCTTTGGAACAGTGACTGAATACGTCACCTCTTCTGGGTCCCACTGTGTTCTCTAGAAAACAACGGCCAGGTTTCCCCACGTGGAGTACCGCCCCCACCGGAAGAACCCTCCTCAAGCCCAACCTGCTGTTCTAACCCCCGCTTTCTGTCATGGATTCTAAAGTCCCTCCAAACTTACGAAAGCTCAGAGTTAGATCCCTGTGCCCTTCCATCACCTTCAAGAGCAGGGCCTGTTGCTTTCTATCCCACCTCGAAAACAGTAGGTACCTACGAAATATTTTCAGCTGAGTGTGATCGCGTACCCTGAAAGTCCGGAGAGCTGAAATACCGTTTATTCATCTTGCTGGCCTGTGTGCTGACctactccctcacaccatacttCTGTGTGCAGGTGCATACGTGTTTATACCTTCATCACAACTCTGACACCCCAGCTGTAGAgacgaggagactgaggcacagagaggcctgGCCCAGGGTCATCCGGCTATGAAGCCACACAGGCCGGCTTTGTTCTAAAGCTGGTCAGGTTCCAGAGCCTGGTCTTGACCAACACCCTCGGTTATGGCCCTAAGAGTTAGAAATGGGGCCCTTTAAATCCGAATAAAGGACGTGTCCACTATCCTGTGCTGCCTCAATAAATCCAAAACACAGTCCTGGCATTTAGGAACCAGACAGGAGAAGTGCCTGGGAACCGCAGAGGCAACGCTATTACGTCGGTTTGGGAATTCGAACAGGATTCCTTTATGGCCACGTCCTTCCGCCTTGTTCCCTAGGGTCCCCTTTGCGTAAACCTTCAAGTCTTCCCTAAGATACTTGGGGTGTCACTAAGGACACTAGTATTGGGCTCTATAAAAATCACATTAACATTCTGGGGAGAACCAAAGCTCTGTCGAGTGCGGGGCCCCGGTGCACAGCGGTCCTCGCCTCAAAACGAGCGCCGGTTGCATCTTCCCCAGCAGCGATCACTCTCCCCCGCGCCGCAGGACGAGCTGGGACCGTGGGGAGAAGGTAACTCGGCGGTTCCTCCTACGAAGTCTGCTTTTCACTACGCATCGGGGTGCTGAATCTCTACGTTAAACCGAAACACTTTACCAACTTCCGAACATCTTGCTACAAGACTAGGAGACAGACTTGTATCGTTTCCTTCTTAGGAAAACCTAAATGTTACACACTGAAATGGTTTTTTGGTCAAGCAACCTCAAGACTCGAAAGTGCCCCTGAGAATCCCTGAAACAGACGAGGCTGAAGAGCCAGCTCAGCACCCAGTCGGGGTCGCTGAGCCCGCACCGCCGCCAAACGCGGGGACCAAGCGCTGGCGCCGCCGGCCGCCCGGGGCGGTGACGCAGCGCGCTGGCCGCTCCCACGGAGGCCCTGCCGCCCACGGAGGCCCCGACGCCCCCGGCCCGCTCGTGTACCTGTCAGGACGTCCGCACGACCCGGGCTCTCCGCCGGCCCTCGGCAGCGCCGCGCCTCGGCGGAGCTCAGGAGGCGCCTCCTCCGCCGACCCGGGCCGGCCGGCACCCCCAAGCCGCAGCGGTGGTGGCAGCCGAGGAACAGCCCCGGCCGCCAGCGCCTGTTGCCCGGGCCGCGGCCGCCGCTCTCATGACAACCAGGCCGGCCCGCCCGGACCTCCGCGCGTGCGCGACCCCGCCCCGCCGCGCCTGCGCACAAGGCGGAGTCGCACCGCCTCTTCCTGGGCCTTCTGGGTAATGTAGTTTTCAGGGAACGGCGCCTGCGCACAAGGCGGGGTCATGCCGCCGCTTCCCGGGCCTTCTGGGTAGTGTAGTTTCGAGGGCGGGGGCGGCGCGGGGCCTTGATTCCCCTTCATGGAAACCCCCAGGCGCGGACACACGGCGCGGCCCGCCGCGTAGGCGCCGCCCGCGGGGCCGGAGCCTCTGAGGATGTCTGCGGTGCTCCAGAAGCTCAAGAGGTTCAAGCTGCGGGCCCTGCACAACCAGAAGAAATTTGGGGTGGCGGGCAGGAACTGCGAGGAAGTGCTGCGGAAGGGCTGCCTCCACTTGCAGGTGCCCCGGGGTCCGGGAGGCGGGGGGCCTCCGCTTGCAGGTGCTCCCCGGGCCGAGGAGCTGGGGGCCGATGGGCTGGGGGCCTCTGCTTGCGGGCGCCCCGGGCCGCgtggcggtgggggtggggtggggcgagTCTGACTGAGCGAGCCTTCCCAGAGCACTCTTTTTGAGCTGGGAAGATGGCCCGTCGTCCTGCACTGTCCACACTGGCCGATCTCAGGCTGCACCGAGCCGCAGTGCGTCCCCGAGTAATGACAGTCGCTGGGAGGGGTCACTGTCCATATCCCCAGGGCGGAAAGCCTGAGCCTGACCACTGCCGACGGCCACGTGCCCGACCTCGGGCTCCATCCTGGCTCCTTACGTGGGCTGTCGTGGAGTCCACCTGTCGCCCTGTGAATCGGGCGCTAACACccccatttcaaagatgaggaaactgaggcaccgagCGACTAAGCAACGTGCCATAGACACTGAGGAAAGGCCGGTGTTTAAACCCCGGTCTAGCTACGCCGGAAGCCTCTTAGCCCAGCCTCTGCGGGTGCGGGGGCTgcaggcggggggcgggggaattGGGGTCCTTCCCGGCTTCTGGGTCCTGGTGCCTGGTGCTGCATCTCAGCAGATGGCCTGAGTGAAGTCTCTGCCCCAGCGCTTAGGAGCCCACCCGCTTGGGAGAAATTTAGGGAGAATAGGAGGTGCTGCTTTTGTGCCTCAAAACCAGGGAGTGTGGGAGACATCTGggccccagggaattcccatttccTGTGCTGCGGAGTAGCCCCCAACCTCCTCCTCTGGCTCCTCGGCCCCGTCAGAGCAGGGGGACTTTGTAGAGAGGCCTGGGAAACTTCCCCCTTCTGACCGTGAGCATCACGACATCTCTGGCCTGAGACCCAGGGACTTGGTTCCAGTGCTCGTAGGCTCAAGTGCTCCAGGGCACAGGCCGTTCCCTGCCTGGTTTCCCCTGGTGTAGAATGAAGGGTTGGGCTCAGAGGCCTCTAAAAGCCCTTTGGCACGAATATTCTAGGTATTTCAGCCATTGTTCTTACCCTTATTGAATTAATTTTCTCGACTGGGCTTAGATCAGTGCTGgggttgtgtgtgcatgtgtggggtcggggagaggggaggagttgCTATTAAAaatggatatggggagggggaagggtaagctgtgacaaagtgagagagtggcatggacatatatacactaccaaacctaaaataggtagctagtgggaagcagctgcatagcacagggagatcagctcggtgctttgtgaccacctagaggggtgggatagggagggtgggagggagggagacgcaggagggaagagctatgggaacatatgtatgtgtataaactgattcactttgttatggagcagcaactagcacaccattgtaaagcaattatactccaataaagttgtaaaaaaaaattcgTAAAACTGATTGGTGTCGAGCAACAGAGGACTAAACCTCAGCAAGTTAAGAGTCCTGTGTGCTGATCACACTTCCGTGGCCAGAGGCGGTGGGTCCTGCTCAGTAAAGATGTTCTCCTTAACTCATTGGTGCCCAGGGAGAAACTCGAGCGCTAGGCGATGTGTCCTGACACCTGTCAGGCAATGAGCCTCATTGATGGGGATGTGTTTACGGGCTTAGTGCAAGCAGTCAAGGGTCATTTTTGGAAACaggcttggtttttttttttctttttttttttttgctgtacgcgggcctctcaccgccgcggcctctcccgccgcggagcacaggctccggacgcggacgcgcaggcccagcggccatggcccacgggcccagctactccgcggcatgtgggatcctcctggaccggggcacgaacccgtttcccccgcatgggcaggcggactcacaaccactgcgccaccagggaagcccacaggctTGGATTTTAAAGTGCCCTGGAGGAGCTCGGTTTGAAGGGTCCGAGTGGTGAATCCTGCAAAGCGGTTATCACCGTGTATGTATTTCTATGACTTTCCAGGTCTTAGAACGACCTACAGTAGGTGCCCTTGTTTGGACGTGCTCTGTCCGTGCAGACTGCATCTCGAGTGGGATTCTTTACAGCGTAGTAGTTCCTTCTTGTTCTCTGTGAGGGCTGCAGATGGGAAGACCTCAGGTCGCCACCCCAAGACTGGGCCGCCCGAGATCCAGGAAGTAAGCATCCCaccctgctctcccctccccctcttcttcccAGCTCCCCGTTCCTGGCTCCACCCTGTGTCTCTACGAGGATGGCACGGAGGTGACTGGAGATTACTTCTGGAGTGTCCCCGATGACTCGGAGCTCGTGCTTCTCACTGCGGGGCAGACCTGGCAGGGTTGTAAGTGGCGGGGACCTTGGAGATCTGTGGGGAAGCTGGTGCGGCTTTGGAGGTGCAGAGGGCCTGCCTGGGGGTGCCAGCCCCGGGAGGGAGGGGTCCCCCTTACTCTGGGCTCTGAAGGAGGAAGCCCCGGAGGCAGAATCAGATGGCAGTGTTGTCCATCCTCTTGGCCAGGAGGCCAGTGGTCCAGCTGGttggtctatgtgtctttttAAGAAATTCCTTTAGTTTTATCTACATTCATTTGAAGTGTCCTAGTAACCCCTAAGGGCAGAAGGGAGGGCTCTGCGGGTGGGAGCCTGCCCAGTTTTGCGGGTAaggcagagccagagagagaggctGTCCTGTTCTGCTGGACTTTGTTGCGGAAAATAATCAATAACCAATCAGTAATAAGAACAGAACAGTTTTATCTGAGCCGGACTGAGGCCTATAGCCCAGAAGCCCTCTTCCCAGGttactctgagaaactgctccagagaagcagggttttcagcacagttttatgtcttgtcagaacaaagaccCTTAAACAAGGCAGGGATGCATTTCTCCGAGGTTTCAAAAAAAACCAGACCAGCACGTACACAGCGAGTCAGCATGGGCTTGGCACCTGGGAGGGAGCTTTACGATCGAAGGAGTAACCAGCATTGGTGTCCCAGGAAGAGGGgcattaatttttatctttaacatGGAtgttctttacttctggtcagtgcgcccttttctttaataattaaagcagatgtgCAGTGTATGTTTGATCAGCCACAAAAAGGCTGTTTTAGTTAGCATCAAATGCACGTTAACTCATGTGGAAGCCAGAACAACGTCCCTGCATCTCAATatgtaaacatttcttttatcaaCTGTCTCAGGGATGGGCTGGTGGCTGATGCTGTGCTCAGTGTCTGGTCTCTGTCGGGTTTGCGGACACACCGTCCTTAGGCTCCTGTCGGGGCTGCCTTATTGGAGCAGGTGCTCTTGGAGTTGGTTCTTTGGGGGGGTCTGTGCTGGATGACAAGTGATACTCTGGAGCCATAGGCCGGTGGCCAGGTGTGTGCCCTTTCCCTGGGAGGGTCGTCTGGCCCTTGTGCAAAGGGGCTTCCATTTCAGGAGATGTTTCTGGTGCCTGGGGAAGGAAGTGGAGCTCTGAGAACCGAGGTTGTCCTACCTCCTCTGCCGAAAGGGCGGAGAGAGAAGCCTGAGAGCAGTGCAGGTGTGGCCTCGCCCCTCGGTTGGGACGCTGCTGTCAGCAGTGAAGGTGACATGTCTGCTGTGCGCTCCTAGTGGCAAGCAGCTGTCCTCCTTGTACTTCTAGAGAATTaagtctcaataaagttgttaaaaaagaaaagaaaaggaactgcACGCCGCTTTCCAGAGCTGCGGTCCCATCTTACCTCCACAGCAGGGACGAGAACGGCCTCTCCAGCTCTTGGCATTGTCGCTCTTTTCACTTTAGCCGTTCTGGTGGGTGTGCGATGGTGTCTggacttgcatttccctcccgACGGATGGTGTTGACCATCTTCTCCTGGGCTGATTTACCATCTGTAAACCTTCCTGTGAagtgtcttttgtccattgtctAATGGGGTGTTTTTTACGGTTGAGTTTTGTgagttttttcctaatatattctGGATGAGTCTTTGTCAGATGTGTTGTTGACACTGATcttttctcccagtctgcagcttgtctttttttttttataaatatgttcttatgaccattatgcttttatttctgtgagaAGGattcctaggagtagaattgctgagccAAAGagtatatgtgattttttttaaataaatttatttattttattaatcttttttggctgcgttgggtcttcgttgctgtgtgcgggctctctctagttgtgatgagcgggggctactctttgttgcggtgtgcgggcttctccttgcgggggcttctcttgttgtggagcatgggctctaggggcacaggcttcagtagttgcggcacttgggctcagtagttgtggtgcacgggctctagagcgcaggctcagtagttgtggcgtgcaggctctagagcgcaggctcggtagttgtggcgtgccggctctagagctcaggctcagtagttgtggcgcgcgggctatagagcgcaggcccagtagttgggGCTTGcgggctatagagcacaggctcagtagttgtggcacacgggcttagttgctccgcagcgtgtgggatcttcccggaccagggctcgaacccgtgtcccctgcattggcaggcggattcttaaccactgcgccaccagggaagtccctgcggCTTGTCTTTTCGTTCTCTTAACCGCGTCTTTCATggagtaaaatttttaattttgatgaaatccaacttGTCCCTTTTTATCCTTCTCCGCGTATGGCTTTGGTGTTCAGTCTGAGACCTTTTCACGAAGCTTTAGGTCTTGaaggttttctctgtctttctgtgcCAGTTGCTATGATCATGTGACTTTTCTTGGTTAGCCTGTTGAGGGTGGATCACACTGATTGATGTTTGGACCCTGAGTGGCCCCATATCCCTGGAACGACCCTCGGGACCGTGCGGCCTGTTCCTCGCGTGcgtctggacttctgtttgtaggACGCTGTGAAGCCCTCGGTCCCAAGTGCCTGCTCGGAGGGCTTGCGGCTTTCGGGTGTGAGCGGAAAGGCCCCGGGAGCCAGCAGGACAGTGAAGGGACGAACCTGGAGTGTGAGAGGTCTCGAGGGAGGTCCCAAGACGAGGTGATTTCACTTGGAGGAAGGAAGGCTGAGGGGAAGGGCGGCAACTCGCTTGGGTGGCTTTCGTTTTCCAAACTGCGTCCCGTGTCCTCCCTGTCTGTCCTCACACCAGCCGGGCGCGGGCAGCCAGGCCTAAGGCCCGGAACCCTGGGCTGGTGACTGTCGGGGCAGGGGTCTGGCTGgtcctgggggaggaggtggTCTCCCCGAGGCAGTGCTCCAAAGCCTGGTGGCCTCTCTGTTCCCTTTGGTGGCAGACGTGAGTGACATCAGCCGCTTCCTGAGCGTGTTCCAGGAGCCGCACGCAGAGCTTATCCAGGCCGCCCGACAGCTGCTGTCGGACGAGCGGGCCCCGCTGCGTCAGAAGCTCCTGGCCGACCTGCTGGGCACCGTCAGCGAGAACATCGCAGCCGAGACCAGGGCCGAGGACGCGCCGTGGTTCGAAGGTGCCTCACGGATTTGGGCCTGGAGGGAGCGGGTGGGGAGTGCTTCCTCCGGGCCAGCTTGCTGGGACATGGGATCTGTGTCAGTTCCCATACCAGGGGCTCCCCAAGCACGGGGCCAGGGGCCAGGCAGCCCTGGGACTGGccgttttatttttatttaattttcaattgtGGTCAAGTAGGCATAAGGTAAAATTCACCGTCTTTACCGTTTTCAGGCATATAGTTCGCTGGCATTAAATATCTTCCCGTTGTTGTGCAGCGTCACCACCATCTGTCCTCAgacattttcatcttcccaaactgaagctcTGCCCACACTGAACATCGCTCCCCACCCTCTGCAGCCGTGGCCCCCAGCCTTCTTCCTGCCCCTGTGATTCTGACTCCTCCAGGGGCCTCGTACGAGTGGGATCGGCGTCTCAGCATTTAATGTGTCCATGGTTCATCCATGTGGAAGCAGGTGTCAGGATTCCCTTCCTCTTTGAGGCTGCGTGATATTCCATCACCTGggtggaccacatcttctttatccattcacctgggctgcttccacctttttGACTGGCCTCTCAAGCCAGGCGGAGGGAGCCCTGAGCGACTGCAGCCCTCTTGGGAAAGGGGCTTGGAGGTGCCACCAGGCAGGAGCCCCTCGGTGGCCTCTGAGATGCTCCGTGCTGGTGGACCAGACTTCTCCACAAATGAACAAAATCCAGGGATAGCGTGCAGGTCCCCATTAGAACGTCTCTAGATGGAGCTGAGCAAAACGGCCCTCACCTTCCGCCCCTCCTGGGAGAGCACGGGCCCTGGGCTCCAGGCGTCTTGTCTCTCCTTCCGGCAGGTTTGGAGTCCCGGTTTAGGAACAAGTCTGGCTACCTGAGATACAGCTGTGAGAGCCGGATCCGGAGCTACCTGAGAGAGGTAGGTCCACACTGATGCTGGGTGTGCCAGGTGGGTTTGGAAGCGGGCTCTGCTGTTGGGACTCTGCTCCAGGGCCAGCATGGATGTTGGAGGAGCGCACAGGCTGGCGTGGGTGCAGGTTCAGGTGCAGGTGCTGGTATAAGTGCTGGGATGGGTGCTGGCGTGGGTGCAGGTTCAGGTGCAGGTGCTGGTGTAAGTGCTGGGGTGGGTGCTGGCATGGGTGCAGGTTCAGGGGCAGGTGCTGCTGTGGATGCCAGTCTGGGTGCAGGTGGACGTGAGCCAGCAATGGATGGGCCGCTTGCCCGGAGAGCCCCCTGCACGGCCGACATCTGGCTTCCACTTGTCAGAGCTCAAGCTGGGTCCGGGGTTGCAGACTTTGCCTCCCTGCAGTCTGCGTGAACTCTCCCTACGGGCTGTGAGTAGTGAACCCACCTTTGAACGCCTTCATCTGTTGGGCGGTTCAGTTTCGACGTGAACTCATCCCAAGTAGCCGTCTCCGTCCACCATTAGCTTGGATGGACGCCCACacggtgggtggggaggggcagctgcTCTTCTGTCCCCAGCGCTGCCGTTGACTTTCCCGTCTGTGCGAGGCGCAGCTGTCTGACCtccaagaagcagcagcaggggcTCCGAGTCGTGGTGGGTCCAGGCTCTGACTCTGGGCTCCCCTCCGGGAGGTGTGAGAAGCAGGCTGATACAGGCTGATACAGGTTGAGAGCCGAAAGTCTCCGATGGAGACGCACTTCACCTCCGAGGAGAAATGGGTCCTCGGGCCCAGTGCACTCTGTCCCGCTCCTTTTCAGCAGGGAGGTGACCCAGCTGACAGACGACCTTCAGCAGGGCAGGccgtggaggggactggtgcccgTGGTGCTTTGGGGGTGCGTTGCCCCCTCTCTGGAGGATAACCTGGGTGCTTGACTGGCCCCTGAGGCTGGGTTCTGGGCAGATCTCCTCCACCCTTCATGGGAGGACAGGCGGCAGGGGGTGGGTTTGGGGGCAGCGGCAGGCAAGGGCCCTCAGGCTCTGCCCTCTGTGCCAGCTCCTCAGAGAACTGGCGCTGGAGCCTGGGGGTGGGCTGGGCGCTCCCCGCAGAGGCCCGTGGGCACCATTGCCCCTGTGCTGCGTGGCTGGACGTCAGCCGTGGGGCGTCTTGTTCGTCCTTTGCAGACACCCGCCCCCCGCACCCCTCACCTGCGCCTGGCTGCACGTTGGTGCCGCAGAACTGCCCACACGTGCTCTGTTGAGATCCCGTTACACAGAAGGAAACCTCAGGACTGGGGTGTCTGAGGTCCTGGGGCCTGGTCCAGatccccctctccccctgcccccatctctgCCTGAAAGTGGCCACCCTCAGGCTCCTTCTGTTGCTGAGGACACGCTCCCCGCGCTGGCGGGTGGGCATCTCCAGGGCATCATTCCCAGCCCCTGCTGGATGCAGCCCCCTGTCCGGTGATGACCCATCTGCTGCCCTGCTGTCACTCCCACTGGGCCAGGCGGTCTCCTTGCTTCTGCCCAGCGCTCATTGTGGGCCCAGCTGTGCCCATGGGTGCGACTCTCCACCTGCGCCCCAGTGGGCGGCAGTGCGCTGGTCACTCCTCACCTGCACGCTTCCTCTCGGGTTTCAAAGCAGTGGGCAGTGCTTGGGAGACAGGGCGGCCAGGATGCCTGGAGCTTGAGTTCTTATCTGATTGTGACCAAAGCTCCATCTCACGGGCCCAGAGAAATTTCCCAGCGTCAGACAGGCACAGTCGGTGTGAGCTCAGACCCCCAGACCTCTGGGCCGTGCCGGGACCCCAGGGGGCGGGGGCCGGATCCCCGACCTCGGGGCCATGCCGGGACCCCAGGGGGCGGGGGCCAGACCCCCGACCTCCGGGCTGTGCTGGGACCCCAGGGGGCGGGGGCCGGATCCCCGACCTCGGGGCCACGCTGGGACCCCAGGGGGCGGGGGCTGGATCCCCGACCTCGGGGCCATGCTGGGACCCCAGGGGGCGGGGGCCAGACCCCCGACCTCCGGGCTGTGCTGGAACCCCAGGGGGCGGGGCCCGGATCCTGACCTCGGGGCCGCGCTGGGACCCCAGGGGGCGGGACTCTGAGGGCTGTGGTGTTGGTGGACCGGGACCCCGGCGGCGGTGGGCTTTCGGGCGCATGGCCCGCGTCCAGCGGTGCCCCTGCCTCTTCTAGGTGACGTCTGGCGCGTCCCTGGTTGTGACGGAGGCTCGGGAAGAGTACCTGCGGGTCGTGGGTGCCATGTGTCAGAAGCTCCAGGCCGCCCGCTACAACAGCAGCTACTTCGACAGGGGGGCAAAGGCTGGCCGCCGGCTCTGCACGCCCGAAGGCTGGTTCTCCTGCCAGGTGAGCTACAAGCGCGTGCCCGGGGCCACCCTGGCCAGGGCCTGGTGAGCTGGGGCAGCTCTCGGGGTGAGGGAGGGTCTCAGCCAGTGGCTCCCAGACGTCAGTGGTGTCAGAACCCCCTGGAGGGCTCGTGAGCCCCCTGGGCCCCTCCCGGGGCCTCTGTTGCAGCAGCTCTGGTGAGGCCTGAGAGCC belongs to Pseudorca crassidens isolate mPseCra1 chromosome 2, mPseCra1.hap1, whole genome shotgun sequence and includes:
- the DFFB gene encoding DNA fragmentation factor subunit beta isoform X2; its protein translation is MSAVLQKLKRFKLRALHNQKKFGVAGRNCEEVLRKGCLHLQLPVPGSTLCLYEDGTEVTGDYFWSVPDDSELVLLTAGQTWQGYVSDISRFLSVFQEPHAELIQAARQLLSDERAPLRQKLLADLLGTVSENIAAETRAEDAPWFEGLESRFRNKSGYLRYSCESRIRSYLREVTSGASLVVTEAREEYLRVVGAMCQKLQAARYNSSYFDRGAKAGRRLCTPEGWFSCQGPFDVDDCASRHSINPYSNRESRVLFSTWNLDHVSSALIL
- the DFFB gene encoding DNA fragmentation factor subunit beta isoform X1, translated to MSAVLQKLKRFKLRALHNQKKFGVAGRNCEEVLRKGCLHLQLPVPGSTLCLYEDGTEVTGDYFWSVPDDSELVLLTAGQTWQGYVSDISRFLSVFQEPHAELIQAARQLLSDERAPLRQKLLADLLGTVSENIAAETRAEDAPWFEGLESRFRNKSGYLRYSCESRIRSYLREVTSGASLVVTEAREEYLRVVGAMCQKLQAARYNSSYFDRGAKAGRRLCTPEGWFSCQGPFDVDDCASRHSINPYSNRESRVLFSTWNLDHVIEKKRTVVPTLAAAIHDAEGREVDWKYFYRLLFTSENLKLVHIACHKKTTHKLLCDPSRIYRAPAVPRRKRRARQRP
- the DFFB gene encoding DNA fragmentation factor subunit beta isoform X3 is translated as MSAVLQKLKRFKLRALHNQKKFGVAGRNCEEVLRKGCLHLQLPVPGSTLCLYEDGTEVTGDYFWSVPDDSELVLLTAGQTWQGYVSDISRFLSVFQEPHAELIQAARQLLSDERAPLRQKLLADLLGTVSENIAAETRAEDAPWFEGLESRFRNKSGYLRYSCESRIRSYLREVTSGASLVVTEAREEYLRVVGAMCQKLQAARYNSSYFDRGAKAGRRLCTPEGWFSCQGPFDVDDCASRHSINPYSNRESRVLFSTWNLDHVTVVS